In Thermodesulfobacteriota bacterium, the DNA window CTCGACAAAGAAGCCGAAGAAGATCTCCTCCACATAGCGGGCAAAGGCGGCCAGCGTGGCAACCGACACCGCCATCCCCCGGGATCTGAAATCGTTCTCCACCTTCCGGAGACTGACCAGGGCGGCACAGTTTTTCACCAGAATGTCGAGCCATTGCCGCAGGATCTCGGAATGCTTGATCCGGTAACGTTCGACGAGGTCGCGAAAAAAAACGGCGTGAAAATAGTCCTGCAGAACCCTGGTCCGGGTCTGTGCATTGTCGAGCTGGATCACCTCCGGGTAGCCGCCCAGGGCGAGGTAGCTTTCGAACAGCTGTTGGGCCCGATGCCGCTCGGGGCCGAAGGGGAGGCTCCTTTCCGGGGCGACTTGGCGGATGGCCAGAAACTCCCGGAAGCTGAAAGGAAGGAGGGTGTAGGTCAGGGTTCGACCCCGCAAGGCGGTGGCGATTTCCGAACTGAGGAGCCTGGAGTTTGAGCCGCTGACAAACACGGCATACCCCTGGTCGGCCAGGCGGCGGACAAAGGTCTCCCAGCCATTGATATTCTGGACCTCGTCGAGGAACAGCAGCGGTCGGTCCTGCCGGCCATGGAGCTCGCGCCAGGCGTCGACAATGAGCTGCAGGTCCGCCGCGGTCATCGGGAGGATCCGCTCGTCCTCGAAATTGACATACACAAAGTCCCTGATGTCGCGGCCGCCGGCCACCAGTCTCTTCATGATCTGGAACAGGTAGAAGGTCTTGCCAGCCCGCCGCGGGCCGACGATGGTGATGACCTTGTTCACCGGCGAGCCCACCGCCGCCAGGTCGACCACCAGCTCCCGCTCCAGCAGGCCGGGCAGTGGCATGGACTGGAACTCGCTGATGATGATCTTGAGCTTGTCCTTGAGCATGAACGCGGCGTCTCTTGACAGGAACTGAATGATCCGAGAGGAATGGCTTTTTTTGTTTTGTCAGAAAATCAAGAA includes these proteins:
- a CDS encoding ATP-binding protein; the encoded protein is MLKDKLKIIISEFQSMPLPGLLERELVVDLAAVGSPVNKVITIVGPRRAGKTFYLFQIMKRLVAGGRDIRDFVYVNFEDERILPMTAADLQLIVDAWRELHGRQDRPLLFLDEVQNINGWETFVRRLADQGYAVFVSGSNSRLLSSEIATALRGRTLTYTLLPFSFREFLAIRQVAPERSLPFGPERHRAQQLFESYLALGGYPEVIQLDNAQTRTRVLQDYFHAVFFRDLVERYRIKHSEILRQWLDILVKNCAALVSLRKVENDFRSRGMAVSVATLAAFARYVEEIFFGFFVEMHAESVRKRQINPKKFYLIDLGLHRFLSLGCSADRGRSLENVVFLELKRQGQKVNYYRTSTGAEVDFLVQSGGEPRLIQVCHALDRLATANREKKALQQAMKELGLTTGLLLTAADKADETSAAGTIHIRPVWEWAVAG